The Granulicella sp. 5B5 nucleotide sequence TTCGGCACATCGGCAATATCGCCCAGCGTAGTCTCGCCATAAAAGTGGAAGTACGCCTCATCCACCATCAGCACGGCCTGCGGAGCGGCCTTCGCAATCGCCAGCAGATGCTCGCGGCTCACCGTCGCTCCCGTCGGGTTATTCGGCGAGGCGACGATAATCAGCTTCGTCTTCGCGGTGATCGCCTCAAGAAACCGTTCAAACGGAAACTCCAGCGAGTCGTCCGTCTGCACGCGCTTCAGCTTGCTCGTCATCATACTGATCGACACGTCATACATAAAGAACGTCGGCGTGCAGATCAGCGCCTCATCGCCCTCATCCAGAAACGCACACGCCATCAGGTGGATGCCCTCATCCACGCCGTTCGTCAGAATGATCTGGTCGCTGTCCAGCCCCAGGTGCTGCGCAACAATCGTCTCCACGCCATGCCGCTCCGGGTACACCGTCATCGACTCGGCCGTCAGCGTCCGCAGCTTCTCAATCACCCGCGGCGAAGGCGCAAACGTGTTCTCGTTGAAGTCCAGCCGCAGCGCGTCTCTGCCAGCGAGAGGCGGATGATACTCCGGCATCGCCAGCACCGCGCGCCGCGGCTCTACGTGCGCCGCCGCCGGCAGATGGCTCAGGCTGTGCAGCAGCACATCCGCATCCGGGCCACCCTCAGCCCGCAGCTCATCCAGCAACGACTGCGGAATCCCGCCAGCAAGTTTCGAAGCAACACTCATAAGCCTCTCTCTATCTTCTGCAACTACCGCATTCG carries:
- the hisC gene encoding histidinol-phosphate transaminase codes for the protein MSVASKLAGGIPQSLLDELRAEGGPDADVLLHSLSHLPAAAHVEPRRAVLAMPEYHPPLAGRDALRLDFNENTFAPSPRVIEKLRTLTAESMTVYPERHGVETIVAQHLGLDSDQIILTNGVDEGIHLMACAFLDEGDEALICTPTFFMYDVSISMMTSKLKRVQTDDSLEFPFERFLEAITAKTKLIIVASPNNPTGATVSREHLLAIAKAAPQAVLMVDEAYFHFYGETTLGDIADVPNLIVARTFSKAYGLANLRIGMLAGDARLIGFLRKVSSPYNVNGVALAVLPEAVADDAYINWYVEQVHAGRERIFAALKELGVRTWPSAANFVLMDIGSRHKQLCEVMRAKGVLLRDRSSDPGCDGYVRITVGVEEHVTRGIAALRESMAEMQWTPAEGRGR